From a region of the Hyalangium minutum genome:
- a CDS encoding ABC transporter ATP-binding protein: MNTTVSERAKEQGAAVTAAAHSSEVVPQKALIQLEGVTKVFETEEVETHALSDVHLSVKPGEWLSIVGPSGSGKTTLLAVLGLLDTASRGTYLLDGKSVLDLSPTERALVRNRHIGFIFQSFNLIGDLSVYENVELPLTYRGMPADERKARVEKALERVGMSHRARHMPGQLSGGQQQRVAVARAVAGDPLILLADEPTGNLDSKNGESVMQLVSELHQGGATLIMVTHDPAQARLGTRTVSLFDGRVVQDERLR; this comes from the coding sequence ATGAATACGACGGTTTCGGAGCGCGCGAAGGAGCAGGGCGCGGCGGTGACGGCGGCCGCCCATTCCTCGGAGGTGGTGCCGCAGAAGGCGCTCATCCAGTTGGAGGGAGTGACCAAGGTCTTCGAGACCGAGGAGGTGGAGACGCACGCCCTCTCCGACGTGCACCTCTCCGTGAAGCCCGGCGAGTGGCTCTCCATCGTAGGCCCTTCCGGCTCCGGGAAGACGACGCTGCTGGCGGTGCTGGGCCTGCTGGACACGGCCAGCCGGGGCACCTACCTGCTGGACGGCAAGTCCGTGTTGGACTTGTCCCCCACGGAGCGGGCGCTGGTGCGCAACCGGCACATCGGCTTCATCTTCCAGAGCTTCAACCTGATCGGCGATCTGTCCGTCTACGAGAACGTGGAGCTGCCGCTCACGTACCGGGGCATGCCGGCGGATGAGCGCAAGGCGCGCGTGGAGAAGGCGCTGGAGCGCGTGGGCATGAGCCACCGGGCGCGGCACATGCCGGGGCAGCTCTCGGGCGGTCAGCAGCAGCGCGTGGCGGTGGCCCGCGCGGTGGCGGGCGATCCGCTCATCCTGCTGGCGGACGAGCCCACGGGTAACCTGGACTCGAAGAACGGCGAGTCGGTGATGCAGCTGGTCTCCGAGCTGCACCAGGGCGGCGCCACGCTCATCATGGTGACGCACGATCCGGCGCAAGCCCGGCTCGGCACGCGCACGGTGAGCCTGTTCGACGGCCGCGTCGTCCAGGACGAGCGTCTGCGCTAG
- a CDS encoding ABC transporter permease encodes MDHFLQDARYALRVLRKSPGFALAAILALALGIGANSAVFSVVNGVLLRPMPFAEPERLVRLFGNFHGMGLERISVSVLEYRDYREVTRTLESVAAYIQTDMTLTGQDVPERLRAVASSASLLSTLGVVPMMGRTFSEEEETQGRNRVVLLTHRLWRGRFGASPEILGKTLTLDGEPFTVVGVLPSGFEYPAQTDLYVPFAPTPDMVDPGARGRRFLNVVARVKPGVFVEAAQRDMDRVAALFAETHPERYPQRVGWAISVVSMEEQTVGGVRSTLWVLLAAVGCVLLIACTNVANLLLARAAARGREISIRAALGAGRGRLVTQFLTESLVLSLAGGALGLLLAMWGMDALLALVGDGLPRAAEVRLDGRVVLFTGTLSVLTGLLFGLAPALQASRADLHGAMREGARGTGGRASGRMRSVLVVSQVALALVLLVGAGLFLRSFLALQGEDAGFEPRGVLTARVSLPQERYGEPSKRAAVMQEFLTRVRSVPGVESAGLASLLPLTGRSDWSFDVEGRVQDPSDPPRPAVEYRAVSSGYHKALRIPLLRGRMLEDSDGFDAPHAVVFSEAAARITFPGEEAVGKRIRLRGQGPDAPWATVVGVVKDTKEWGLDQPARPVAYFSLTQRNPMGAYLVVRTRQGAGALLASLQAELRVVDRNLPLYDVAPMEAVVDGSVSQRRFSMLLLGLFAGVAVVLASLGIYGVIAYTVTQRTRELGIRMALGARQADVLGLMVGQGMRMTLLGVGLGLVLALGLGRLLSALLFGVKAHDPVTFAGVAVLLAGVALVASWLPARRAAKVDPALTLRSE; translated from the coding sequence ATGGATCACTTCCTCCAGGACGCGCGTTACGCCCTGCGTGTGCTTCGCAAGAGCCCGGGGTTCGCGCTGGCGGCCATCCTGGCGCTGGCGCTCGGCATTGGCGCCAACAGCGCCGTCTTCAGCGTGGTGAACGGGGTGCTGCTGCGCCCCATGCCCTTCGCCGAGCCCGAGCGCTTGGTGCGCCTCTTTGGCAACTTCCACGGCATGGGCCTGGAGCGGATCTCCGTCTCGGTGTTGGAGTACCGGGACTACCGCGAGGTGACGCGGACGCTGGAGTCGGTGGCGGCCTACATCCAGACCGACATGACGCTCACGGGCCAGGATGTGCCCGAGCGCCTGCGCGCGGTCGCCTCCTCCGCGTCCCTGCTCTCCACGCTGGGCGTGGTGCCGATGATGGGCCGCACCTTCTCCGAGGAGGAGGAGACGCAGGGCCGCAACCGCGTGGTCCTGCTCACGCACCGGCTGTGGCGCGGGCGCTTCGGGGCGAGTCCGGAGATCCTCGGGAAGACGCTGACGCTCGACGGTGAGCCCTTCACGGTGGTGGGCGTGCTGCCCTCGGGTTTCGAGTACCCCGCGCAGACGGACCTGTACGTGCCCTTTGCCCCCACGCCGGACATGGTGGACCCGGGGGCTCGGGGGAGGCGCTTCCTGAACGTGGTGGCCCGCGTGAAGCCGGGCGTGTTCGTGGAGGCCGCGCAGCGGGACATGGACCGCGTGGCCGCGCTGTTCGCGGAGACGCACCCGGAGCGGTACCCCCAGCGCGTGGGGTGGGCGATCTCCGTGGTGTCCATGGAGGAGCAGACGGTGGGCGGGGTGCGCTCCACGCTGTGGGTGCTGCTGGCCGCGGTGGGCTGCGTGCTGCTCATTGCCTGCACCAACGTGGCGAACCTGCTGCTCGCCCGGGCGGCGGCGCGCGGACGGGAGATCTCCATCCGCGCGGCGCTCGGGGCGGGCCGTGGCCGGCTGGTGACCCAGTTCCTGACGGAGAGCCTCGTGCTCTCCCTCGCGGGGGGAGCGCTGGGGTTGCTGCTGGCGATGTGGGGCATGGATGCGCTGCTCGCCCTGGTGGGCGACGGGCTGCCCCGGGCCGCCGAGGTCCGTCTGGATGGCAGGGTGGTGCTGTTCACCGGCACCCTCTCTGTGTTGACGGGGCTGCTGTTCGGCTTGGCGCCAGCGCTGCAGGCCAGCCGCGCGGATCTGCACGGGGCGATGCGCGAGGGGGCCCGAGGCACCGGGGGACGGGCCTCGGGGCGCATGCGCTCGGTGCTGGTCGTCTCGCAGGTGGCGCTCGCGCTGGTGCTGCTGGTGGGGGCGGGGCTGTTTCTGCGCAGCTTCCTCGCGCTGCAGGGCGAGGATGCCGGCTTCGAGCCTCGGGGCGTCCTCACCGCGCGGGTGTCGCTGCCCCAGGAGCGCTACGGCGAGCCCTCCAAGCGCGCCGCGGTGATGCAGGAGTTCCTGACGCGGGTGCGCTCCGTGCCCGGCGTGGAGTCCGCCGGACTGGCCTCGTTGCTGCCGCTCACGGGCCGCTCGGACTGGAGCTTCGACGTCGAGGGCCGCGTCCAGGATCCGAGCGATCCTCCCCGGCCGGCGGTGGAGTACCGGGCGGTGAGCTCCGGCTACCACAAGGCCCTGCGCATCCCGCTGCTGCGCGGGAGGATGCTCGAGGACTCGGACGGCTTCGATGCGCCTCACGCGGTGGTCTTCAGTGAGGCGGCGGCCCGCATCACCTTCCCGGGGGAGGAGGCGGTGGGCAAGCGCATCCGGCTCCGGGGCCAGGGCCCGGACGCGCCGTGGGCCACGGTGGTCGGCGTCGTGAAGGACACGAAGGAGTGGGGCCTGGATCAGCCCGCGCGCCCGGTGGCCTACTTCTCGCTGACGCAGCGCAACCCCATGGGCGCGTACCTCGTGGTGCGCACGCGCCAGGGCGCCGGGGCGCTGCTGGCCTCGCTTCAGGCCGAGCTGCGCGTGGTGGATCGCAACCTGCCGCTCTACGACGTGGCGCCGATGGAGGCGGTGGTGGATGGCTCGGTGAGCCAGCGCCGCTTCTCCATGTTGCTGCTGGGGCTCTTCGCGGGCGTGGCGGTGGTGCTGGCGTCGCTCGGCATCTACGGCGTGATTGCGTACACCGTCACGCAGCGCACCCGCGAGCTGGGCATCCGCATGGCGCTGGGCGCTCGGCAGGCGGACGTGCTCGGGCTGATGGTGGGGCAGGGGATGAGGATGACGCTGCTGGGCGTGGGGCTCGGGTTGGTGCTGGCGCTGGGGCTCGGGCGGCTGCTGAGCGCGCTCCTGTTCGGGGTGAAGGCGCATGACCCGGTGACGTTCGCTGGGGTGGCTGTGCTCCTGGCGGGCGTGGCGCTCGTGGCCAGCTGGCTGCCCGCTCGCCGCGCCGCGAAGGTGGATCCTGCCCTTACCCTCCGCTCGGAGTGA
- a CDS encoding ABC transporter ATP-binding protein: MSQPLVSLRNIEKSYPIAGGRTWVLRRIHLDVQPGEFVTLMGPSGAGKSTLLSILGMLDAEWTGEYLLEGRAVHSLKPKDRAELAKGTIGFVFQQYHLLDGLTVAENLEVPLSYRNLKRSEREALVADMLDRFQLVGKKDLYPNQLSGGQQQVVGIARALIASPKMLLADEPTGNLHSTQAKQIMEMFQALNREGTTVIQVTHSESNAAYGHRVVQLADGWIQEPR, from the coding sequence ATGTCCCAGCCCCTCGTCTCCCTGCGCAACATCGAGAAGTCCTACCCCATCGCGGGCGGCCGGACGTGGGTGCTGCGCCGCATCCACCTGGACGTGCAACCCGGCGAGTTCGTCACGCTGATGGGGCCCTCGGGCGCGGGCAAGTCCACGCTGCTGTCCATTCTGGGGATGCTCGATGCCGAGTGGACGGGCGAGTACCTGCTCGAAGGCCGGGCCGTGCATTCGCTGAAGCCAAAGGACCGGGCGGAGCTGGCCAAAGGCACCATCGGCTTCGTCTTCCAGCAGTACCACCTGCTGGACGGGCTCACGGTGGCGGAGAACCTGGAGGTGCCGCTGTCCTACCGCAACCTCAAGCGCTCCGAGCGCGAGGCGCTGGTGGCGGACATGCTCGACCGCTTCCAGCTCGTGGGGAAGAAGGACCTGTACCCCAATCAGCTCTCCGGCGGGCAGCAGCAGGTGGTGGGCATCGCCCGAGCCCTCATCGCCAGCCCGAAGATGCTGCTGGCGGACGAGCCGACCGGCAACCTGCACTCCACGCAGGCCAAGCAGATCATGGAGATGTTTCAGGCGCTCAACCGCGAGGGCACCACCGTCATTCAGGTGACGCACTCGGAGTCAAACGCCGCATACGGCCATCGCGTGGTCCAACTGGCGGACGGTTGGATCCAGGAGCCGCGCTAA
- a CDS encoding sigma-54-dependent transcriptional regulator: protein MHSPSPRASGRVLCFGAAVTEIAPAIPESAPRPEPDSRPRILVADDQADVLEALRLLLKRDGYAVLTAQSPAGVLAMLEAEDVDVLLMDLNYARDTTSGREGLDLLARVRQMDAALPVVVMTAWGSVEGAVEAIRGGARDYVQKPWDNTRLLTLLRTQLELRRALKRSKRLEQENTHLRKSGGERPSFLAESRAMQAVRRLVERVAPSGANILITGEHGTGKEVMARWIHAASGRPESPFVAVNSGGLSEGVFESELFGHVKGAFTDAKTDRIGCFELADGGILFLDEIGNMPLTQQAKLLRVLQTGELHPVGSSKVRRVSVRVVAATNADLSKAVAEGRFREDLLYRLNTVEVQLPPLRDRREDIPLLAAHFLAEQGRRYGRPAMRLSQGALEALMSYGWPGNVRELEHAVERALLMASGEEVTAEDLLLRRASREGPSRLEEMTLEEVERYLIDRALTRYEGNVSDAAKALGLSRSALYRRMQYYGIKGAR from the coding sequence ATGCATTCCCCCTCACCAAGGGCCTCTGGCAGAGTCCTTTGCTTCGGTGCCGCCGTGACTGAGATCGCCCCCGCAATCCCTGAGAGTGCTCCTCGGCCCGAGCCCGACTCGCGGCCGCGCATCCTCGTCGCCGACGATCAGGCGGACGTGCTGGAAGCGCTGCGCCTGCTGCTGAAGCGGGATGGGTATGCCGTGCTGACGGCCCAGTCCCCGGCGGGCGTCCTGGCCATGCTGGAGGCCGAGGACGTGGACGTGTTGCTGATGGACCTGAACTACGCGCGCGATACCACCTCCGGGCGCGAGGGCTTGGACTTGCTCGCGCGAGTGCGCCAGATGGATGCGGCGCTGCCAGTGGTGGTGATGACGGCGTGGGGCAGCGTGGAGGGCGCGGTGGAGGCCATCCGCGGGGGCGCTCGGGACTACGTGCAGAAGCCGTGGGACAACACGCGCCTGCTCACCCTGCTGCGCACCCAGCTGGAACTGCGGCGGGCGCTGAAGCGCTCGAAGCGGCTGGAGCAGGAGAACACCCACCTGCGCAAGAGCGGTGGCGAGCGGCCGTCCTTCCTGGCCGAGTCCCGCGCCATGCAGGCGGTGCGGCGGCTGGTGGAGCGCGTGGCGCCCTCGGGGGCGAACATCCTCATTACGGGCGAGCACGGCACGGGCAAGGAAGTGATGGCGCGGTGGATCCACGCCGCCTCTGGGCGCCCGGAGAGCCCCTTCGTGGCAGTGAACTCGGGCGGCCTGTCCGAGGGCGTCTTCGAGAGCGAGCTGTTTGGCCACGTGAAGGGCGCCTTCACGGACGCGAAGACGGACCGCATCGGCTGCTTCGAGCTGGCGGACGGCGGCATCCTGTTCCTGGACGAGATCGGCAACATGCCGCTCACGCAGCAGGCCAAGCTCCTGCGCGTGCTGCAGACGGGCGAGCTGCACCCAGTGGGCTCCTCGAAGGTGCGCCGGGTGTCCGTGCGCGTCGTCGCGGCGACGAACGCGGATCTGTCCAAGGCGGTGGCCGAGGGCCGCTTCCGGGAGGATCTGCTCTACCGCCTCAACACGGTGGAGGTGCAGCTGCCGCCGCTGAGGGATCGCCGCGAGGACATTCCGCTGCTGGCGGCGCACTTCCTGGCGGAGCAGGGCCGGCGCTATGGTCGTCCGGCGATGCGCCTGTCGCAGGGGGCGCTGGAGGCCCTGATGTCCTACGGATGGCCGGGCAACGTGCGCGAACTGGAGCATGCGGTGGAGCGCGCGCTGCTCATGGCCAGCGGGGAGGAAGTCACGGCGGAGGACCTGCTGCTGCGGCGCGCGAGCCGCGAGGGCCCGTCCCGCCTGGAGGAGATGACGCTGGAGGAGGTGGAGCGCTACCTCATCGATCGGGCCCTGACGCGGTATGAGGGCAACGTGAGCGATGCGGCGAAGGCGCTCGGGCTGTCGCGCAGCGCGCTGTACCGCCGCATGCAGTACTACGGCATCAAGGGAGCGCGGTGA
- a CDS encoding sensor histidine kinase: MKRSRRSLPFDLRIFLLALLAGLPGSIATLALLWTQDVSAKVQWTVSVLVVAVHLGAAIAVRERITRPLQTVANLLAALREGDYSVRGRGARPDDPLGEVLLEVNALGDTLKEQRLGALEAGALLTQVMEEIDVSVLTFDAAGTLKLVNRAGERLLGLPRAHLVNKGARILGLVELLEGPVPRRLTRSFAVEGGPYELRRGTFRQGGLPHQLVVVADLRVALREEEREAWRRMVRVLSHEINNSLTPIQSIAGALRDALVQGPRPSDWDEDAKSGLGIIERRSESLARFLSAYAKLAKLPPPKLVPLELEGWVRRVAALETRLPVEVRPGPGLTVSADGDQLEQLLINLLRNAVDAAKEKQGRVWVSWTRPTVDAVELWVEDEGPGLADTANLFVPFFTTKPQGSGIGLVLSRQIAEAHGGTLRLENRPEGAGCRARLRLPLQGPGLAR, translated from the coding sequence GTGAAACGCTCCCGGAGATCGCTCCCCTTCGATCTCCGCATCTTCCTGCTGGCGCTGCTGGCGGGGCTGCCGGGCTCCATTGCGACGCTGGCGCTGCTGTGGACGCAGGACGTGAGCGCCAAGGTGCAGTGGACGGTCTCCGTGCTGGTGGTGGCGGTGCACTTGGGCGCGGCCATCGCCGTGCGCGAGCGCATCACCCGGCCGCTGCAGACGGTGGCCAACCTGCTGGCCGCGCTGCGCGAGGGGGACTACTCGGTGCGCGGGCGCGGGGCTCGCCCGGATGATCCGCTCGGTGAGGTGCTCCTGGAGGTCAACGCGCTCGGCGACACGCTGAAGGAGCAGCGGCTGGGGGCCTTGGAGGCGGGAGCACTGCTGACGCAGGTGATGGAGGAGATCGACGTCTCGGTGCTGACGTTCGACGCGGCGGGGACGCTGAAGCTGGTGAACCGCGCGGGAGAGCGGCTGCTGGGGCTGCCTCGGGCGCACCTGGTGAACAAGGGCGCACGCATCCTGGGGCTGGTGGAGCTGCTGGAGGGCCCGGTGCCGCGGCGGCTCACACGCAGCTTCGCGGTGGAGGGCGGGCCGTACGAGCTGCGGCGGGGGACATTCCGGCAGGGCGGCCTGCCGCACCAGCTGGTGGTGGTGGCGGACCTGCGGGTGGCGCTGCGCGAGGAGGAGCGCGAGGCGTGGCGGCGCATGGTCCGGGTGCTGAGCCACGAGATCAACAACTCGCTGACGCCGATCCAGTCCATCGCCGGGGCGCTGCGGGACGCGCTGGTGCAGGGGCCTCGGCCGTCGGACTGGGACGAGGACGCCAAGTCGGGGCTGGGCATCATCGAGCGGCGCAGCGAGTCGCTGGCGCGGTTCCTGTCAGCCTACGCGAAGCTGGCGAAGCTGCCGCCACCGAAGCTGGTTCCACTGGAGCTGGAGGGCTGGGTACGGCGGGTGGCGGCGCTGGAGACGCGGCTGCCGGTCGAGGTGCGGCCGGGACCGGGGCTCACGGTGAGCGCGGACGGAGATCAGCTCGAGCAGCTGCTGATCAACCTGCTGCGCAACGCGGTGGACGCGGCGAAGGAGAAGCAGGGGCGCGTCTGGGTGTCCTGGACGCGGCCGACGGTGGACGCGGTGGAGCTCTGGGTCGAGGACGAGGGCCCGGGGCTGGCGGACACGGCGAACCTCTTCGTGCCCTTCTTCACCACGAAGCCGCAGGGCAGTGGCATCGGACTGGTGCTCAGCCGGCAGATCGCTGAGGCGCACGGAGGAACGCTGCGCCTGGAGAACCGGCCCGAGGGGGCAGGGTGCCGCGCCCGGCTGCGGCTGCCCCTGCAGGGCCCTGGTCTCGCCCGCTGA
- a CDS encoding DUF2380 domain-containing protein translates to MFKPVSPGPQSAPFHGIVEAHMWMSRGCCGWLLWTLSLLPRAGVSRHSGLLVAFALLTNGCASLTSPPGRESNLSYTPRGASGPSLADRPGEESPRPLASPSTSLHEPGRQSVTLTRQAVFGIVDDVQGTTVSVASALSKLAARPPGQGNRGLSGVNGAFTRYLDHGSNQLPWLHGALGRTTLLTNAASEVADSDMELGILRMTGAQLQAAMFGSMLLAAWLDFLQLADIVLRECPAYSTERLFMDMHRVQRLIEPTLSALASQDPEQVEAAAIEMPGLMGQLTREFGSIRDGARMAMERSGRLMAAAQLVEMLTLVSTLRMSLPRLPPAAPATLGVGLVMGSDGVMVGSQIAVSAEWVELIRRLVRAGVLSLPAVSAAVRIHGGQVMMAQANGELPEGVRDALGDSPEVRGMRVTGRAGAGMSRAPMHHVLPEEFRAWFEKRGFRGDMDIDKFCVRLEQAHHQAIHGGGNWRLGRTWPNEWNRMIMEALREAEVEVGRMLTRNEVLNIVASRMKRYDIPMKFIQGGRR, encoded by the coding sequence ATGTTCAAGCCGGTATCCCCCGGCCCGCAGTCAGCGCCCTTTCACGGGATTGTGGAGGCGCATATGTGGATGAGCCGTGGCTGCTGCGGGTGGCTACTGTGGACGCTGTCGCTGCTGCCACGTGCGGGCGTTAGCCGGCATAGCGGGCTGCTGGTGGCTTTTGCCCTGCTGACGAACGGCTGCGCGTCGTTGACGTCGCCTCCCGGTCGGGAAAGCAACCTGAGCTACACGCCGCGCGGTGCCTCCGGGCCCAGTTTAGCCGATCGGCCGGGCGAGGAGTCTCCACGCCCCCTGGCTTCCCCATCGACCTCCCTGCATGAACCTGGGCGACAGAGCGTCACGCTCACCCGTCAAGCAGTTTTCGGTATCGTGGACGATGTGCAGGGCACTACGGTCAGCGTCGCCAGCGCGCTCTCCAAGCTCGCGGCCCGTCCACCGGGCCAGGGCAATCGCGGCTTGAGCGGCGTCAACGGCGCCTTCACCCGCTACCTTGACCATGGCTCCAACCAACTGCCATGGCTTCACGGCGCGCTCGGTCGCACCACCCTGCTGACAAATGCGGCCTCGGAAGTCGCTGACTCGGACATGGAGTTGGGCATTCTTCGGATGACGGGCGCCCAGCTCCAGGCAGCCATGTTCGGCTCCATGCTGCTGGCCGCATGGCTCGACTTCCTCCAACTCGCCGACATCGTGCTCCGAGAGTGCCCCGCCTACAGTACTGAGAGGCTGTTCATGGACATGCACCGTGTGCAGCGGCTGATAGAGCCCACCCTTTCGGCGCTCGCATCGCAGGATCCGGAGCAGGTCGAGGCCGCGGCTATAGAGATGCCCGGGTTGATGGGCCAGCTCACCCGCGAGTTCGGTTCTATCCGTGACGGCGCACGCATGGCCATGGAGAGGAGCGGGAGGCTCATGGCGGCGGCGCAGCTCGTGGAGATGCTCACCCTGGTCTCGACGCTGAGGATGTCGTTACCACGACTGCCGCCCGCCGCTCCTGCCACGCTCGGCGTGGGCCTCGTGATGGGCTCGGACGGAGTGATGGTAGGCTCACAGATTGCTGTCTCCGCTGAGTGGGTGGAGTTGATCCGCAGGCTCGTTCGGGCGGGCGTCCTCTCCCTCCCAGCCGTCAGCGCGGCCGTCCGCATCCATGGCGGTCAGGTGATGATGGCGCAGGCGAACGGGGAGCTGCCGGAGGGCGTCCGTGACGCGCTGGGAGACAGTCCCGAAGTGCGCGGCATGCGGGTGACTGGCAGAGCCGGAGCGGGCATGTCCAGGGCACCGATGCACCACGTCCTACCGGAAGAGTTCCGAGCGTGGTTCGAGAAGCGCGGATTCAGGGGCGACATGGACATCGACAAGTTCTGCGTCCGGCTGGAGCAGGCACACCATCAGGCGATTCACGGAGGGGGCAACTGGCGCTTGGGACGCACATGGCCCAACGAATGGAACCGGATGATCATGGAGGCGCTGCGCGAGGCTGAAGTTGAAGTAGGGCGGATGTTGACCCGGAATGAGGTCCTGAACATTGTCGCCTCCCGCATGAAACGTTACGACATCCCGATGAAGTTCATTCAAGGGGGACGGCGATGA
- a CDS encoding serine/threonine protein kinase, with protein sequence MLLKAVGMPSDPGGERVFKARAKLEEQVRLAAYLQHPQSVRVHGLHKAEGAWYVITDHPSCNSLNDVLALVTECKRWFSPLFALHVGAQVAGALHPAHTAQDERGRSLGIVHRAIDLDHVFVDWSGRVQVSDFGLALSRLPGRVASTVRRPQGDTYFSSPEMLLTGRVDARSDLFALGLVMLELATGRSLLHPPNEISPKALAALSRKQRAGLTRAIQRARLAGALRVPLCRLLQRSPAARYPTAGELEADLSRCLGGTYGAKEAGAELKAVADEAGEHRGNEGLLHPRPRARSQDRITTHSLLKNESEKIWL encoded by the coding sequence GTGCTTCTCAAGGCCGTGGGGATGCCCAGCGACCCGGGCGGGGAACGGGTCTTCAAGGCGCGAGCGAAGCTGGAGGAGCAGGTACGCCTTGCCGCGTATCTCCAGCACCCGCAGAGTGTCCGCGTCCACGGGCTGCACAAGGCGGAGGGGGCTTGGTACGTCATTACGGATCATCCCTCCTGCAATTCGTTGAATGATGTTCTCGCGCTCGTCACGGAGTGCAAACGGTGGTTCTCTCCCCTCTTCGCGCTGCACGTGGGCGCCCAGGTGGCGGGCGCCCTTCACCCTGCGCACACGGCCCAGGACGAGCGCGGGCGCTCGTTGGGGATCGTCCACCGGGCGATTGATCTGGACCACGTCTTCGTGGATTGGTCGGGCCGCGTGCAGGTGTCCGACTTTGGCCTCGCGCTCTCCCGCTTGCCAGGGCGCGTGGCCTCCACGGTGCGTCGCCCGCAGGGAGACACCTACTTCTCTTCGCCGGAAATGCTGCTGACGGGCCGCGTGGATGCCCGCTCGGATCTCTTCGCGCTGGGCCTCGTCATGCTGGAACTGGCCACCGGGCGGAGCCTGCTTCACCCTCCCAACGAGATCTCACCCAAGGCGCTCGCGGCGCTCTCGCGCAAGCAGCGCGCGGGCCTGACGCGCGCCATCCAGCGTGCGAGGCTCGCGGGTGCGCTGCGCGTGCCCCTGTGCAGGCTCCTCCAGCGTTCGCCCGCGGCCCGCTACCCCACAGCGGGAGAGCTGGAAGCGGACTTGAGCCGATGTCTTGGGGGGACGTACGGCGCGAAAGAGGCGGGCGCCGAGTTGAAGGCCGTAGCGGACGAGGCGGGTGAGCACAGGGGCAACGAGGGACTGCTCCATCCTCGCCCCCGCGCGCGCAGCCAGGACCGCATCACGACGCACTCGCTCCTCAAGAACGAGAGCGAGAAGATCTGGTTGTAG
- a CDS encoding DUF2381 family protein — protein sequence MFPSASLAVALVLFAATVARAQATTREPRQRTVIVTGTPAEPPHEVHVSHETPTVFLFGSEIRKKSVRVDASRIRVVDTGEQSRSLIVQAVSPLGDGERHEIEVEFANGKAPARAGFALVAPASDVDTLINVVRPEPAAPTCPAEVRADVRGPEDLLLLGYMGQSGIPTARMNKTKDATQGLESREGVAYRGKGWLMFQVWIRNMRGPHPWVPTAATLTSETGEKLRGRVVLEEPGEPAQGEAVRMLVVTEEPPAGAGLVFVLELSRAEGRSLTFPPVKVPAPAQEPKR from the coding sequence TTGTTCCCATCTGCGTCCCTTGCCGTTGCGCTCGTTCTGTTCGCGGCCACAGTCGCGCGAGCCCAGGCCACCACACGCGAGCCGAGACAGCGCACCGTCATCGTTACCGGCACTCCAGCCGAGCCCCCGCACGAGGTTCACGTCTCCCACGAGACACCCACGGTGTTCCTGTTCGGCTCGGAGATCCGCAAGAAGTCCGTGCGGGTGGATGCCTCGCGGATCCGCGTGGTGGACACGGGCGAGCAGTCGCGTTCGCTCATCGTCCAAGCGGTCAGCCCTCTCGGGGATGGCGAGCGCCACGAGATTGAAGTCGAGTTCGCGAACGGGAAGGCACCCGCGCGGGCCGGCTTCGCGCTCGTGGCACCCGCGTCCGACGTGGACACGCTGATCAACGTCGTACGCCCAGAGCCAGCGGCCCCAACTTGCCCGGCAGAAGTGCGCGCAGACGTGCGCGGGCCGGAAGACTTGCTGTTGCTGGGCTACATGGGCCAGAGCGGCATTCCCACTGCCCGGATGAACAAAACCAAGGACGCCACGCAGGGCTTGGAGTCCCGGGAAGGTGTGGCCTATCGGGGAAAGGGCTGGCTGATGTTCCAAGTCTGGATCCGCAACATGCGAGGCCCGCACCCGTGGGTGCCAACAGCCGCAACGCTCACGAGCGAGACAGGCGAGAAGCTGCGAGGCCGCGTGGTGCTAGAGGAACCGGGGGAGCCAGCACAAGGCGAGGCTGTGCGGATGCTCGTGGTGACGGAGGAGCCGCCCGCGGGCGCGGGCCTCGTCTTCGTCCTGGAGCTGAGCAGGGCGGAGGGTCGCAGCCTCACGTTTCCTCCCGTGAAGGTTCCCGCGCCTGCGCAGGAGCCCAAGCGATGA